The following coding sequences are from one Verrucosispora sp. WMMD573 window:
- a CDS encoding family 43 glycosylhydrolase yields MTRRRHTYRKWSAVTAALMMAAISSLVGPAAPARAAAVTFTNPVAEQRADPHIYRHTDGYYYFTATVPEYDRIVLRRATTLQGLATATERVIWRRHASGEMGAHIWAPEIHFIDGRWYVYFAAGRTDDIWAIRPYVLESSAANPLDGPWTERGQLQPARSSFSLDATTFVHHGQRYLAWAEYAGSNSNIYLARAVNPWTYAGTPTLIATPTYAWETRGYRVNEGPAVLIRNGRVFMTYSASATDASYAVGLLTASANSDLLNPASWSKRATPVLASDSRTGQYGPGHNSFTVAEDGSDVIVYHSRNYERYLGNGYDPLSDPNRRTRIQRVYWNADGTPNFGVPVPDGLTPVRLRAHDLPDRYLRHWEFRVRLEPDVTTLADSQFRIVAGLSNSAAISLESTNYPGYYLRHRNHQIWVERNDGSNLFRQDATFTRRAGLADTTKVSLESVNFPGQYVRHRDGLLYLEAVPDAGGRASATFALE; encoded by the coding sequence ATGACGCGACGGAGGCACACGTACCGCAAGTGGTCAGCGGTGACCGCCGCCCTGATGATGGCGGCGATCAGCTCCCTGGTGGGGCCGGCCGCTCCGGCGCGGGCCGCCGCCGTCACGTTCACCAACCCGGTGGCCGAGCAGCGTGCCGATCCGCACATCTACCGGCACACCGACGGCTACTACTACTTCACCGCCACGGTGCCCGAGTACGACCGGATCGTGCTGCGCCGTGCCACCACCCTTCAGGGGCTGGCCACCGCGACCGAGCGGGTGATCTGGCGTCGGCACGCCAGCGGCGAGATGGGCGCACACATCTGGGCTCCGGAGATCCACTTCATCGACGGCCGGTGGTACGTCTACTTCGCCGCCGGCCGCACCGACGACATCTGGGCCATCCGGCCGTACGTGTTGGAGAGCAGCGCCGCGAACCCGCTCGACGGCCCGTGGACAGAGCGGGGCCAACTCCAGCCGGCGCGCAGCAGCTTCTCCCTCGACGCCACCACCTTCGTGCACCACGGCCAGCGCTACCTGGCCTGGGCGGAGTACGCCGGCAGCAACTCGAACATCTACCTCGCCCGAGCCGTCAACCCCTGGACGTACGCGGGCACCCCGACTCTGATCGCCACCCCGACGTACGCCTGGGAGACCCGGGGTTACCGGGTGAACGAGGGACCGGCGGTGCTGATCCGCAACGGCCGGGTCTTCATGACCTACTCGGCGAGCGCCACCGACGCCAGCTACGCGGTCGGGCTGCTCACCGCCTCGGCGAACAGTGACCTGCTGAACCCGGCGTCGTGGAGCAAGCGCGCCACACCGGTGCTGGCCAGCGACAGCCGCACCGGCCAGTACGGCCCGGGGCACAACTCGTTCACCGTCGCCGAGGACGGCAGCGATGTGATCGTCTACCACTCCCGCAACTACGAGCGGTACCTCGGCAACGGCTACGACCCGCTGAGCGACCCGAACCGGCGGACCCGGATCCAGCGGGTCTACTGGAACGCCGACGGCACCCCGAACTTCGGCGTACCGGTGCCGGACGGCCTGACCCCGGTTCGGCTACGCGCTCACGACCTGCCCGACCGCTACCTGCGGCACTGGGAGTTCCGGGTCCGGTTGGAGCCGGACGTGACGACCCTGGCCGACTCCCAGTTCCGGATCGTCGCGGGTCTGTCGAACTCCGCGGCGATCTCGCTGGAGTCGACCAACTATCCCGGCTACTACCTGCGGCACCGTAACCACCAGATCTGGGTGGAACGCAACGACGGCTCGAACCTGTTCCGGCAGGACGCCACCTTCACCCGAAGGGCCGGGCTCGCCGACACGACGAAGGTGTCCCTGGAGTCGGTGAACTTCCCCGGCCAGTACGTCCGCCATCGCGACGGCCTGCTCTACCTGGAGGCGGTACCGGACGCGGGCGGACGTGCGTCGGCCACCTTCGCCCTGGAGTAG
- a CDS encoding peptidase has translation MRIRWATAAALIAAGVALTPGTALAAPTPTPSPGAVTVTRAGTSYLTATPVAAGQPVRVAASTGEYLYWSFPAAAGEIHEITATVTLAQNRNGRSTWTVEVFDGLRRRQACTAGAQTPTADAAARTVDIGCAMRRVRPWAEPWSGDPLPGTYYVRLAVVDVPEPDLGLPIDVDLLVSTTDDAGTSADDGRLEAELVPPTNAGTVLDAEPTIAPAGDGDDGWSLSLTGWLPEAGSRWIWTSIGGMLAAVAGVVGFALTRRPATR, from the coding sequence ATGCGTATCCGTTGGGCAACCGCCGCCGCGCTGATCGCCGCCGGTGTCGCCCTGACCCCCGGCACGGCGCTCGCCGCGCCGACCCCCACCCCTTCCCCGGGTGCCGTCACCGTCACCAGGGCCGGCACCTCGTACCTCACCGCTACCCCGGTCGCCGCCGGCCAACCCGTCCGGGTCGCCGCCTCGACCGGTGAATACCTCTACTGGTCGTTCCCGGCGGCTGCGGGTGAGATCCACGAGATCACCGCGACGGTCACCCTCGCGCAGAACCGCAACGGCCGATCCACCTGGACCGTGGAGGTCTTCGACGGGCTGCGCCGCCGGCAGGCGTGCACGGCCGGTGCGCAGACGCCGACCGCCGACGCCGCGGCGCGTACCGTCGACATCGGCTGCGCGATGCGGCGGGTGCGCCCGTGGGCCGAACCATGGTCCGGCGACCCACTGCCCGGCACCTACTACGTGCGCCTGGCCGTGGTCGACGTGCCCGAGCCCGACCTCGGCCTGCCGATCGACGTGGACCTGCTGGTCTCGACCACCGACGACGCCGGCACCTCCGCCGACGACGGCAGGCTGGAAGCGGAGCTGGTACCACCTACCAACGCCGGCACCGTTCTGGACGCCGAACCGACGATCGCACCGGCGGGCGACGGGGACGACGGCTGGAGCCTGAGCCTCACCGGTTGGCTGCCCGAGGCCGGCTCCCGCTGGATCTGGACCAGCATCGGCGGAATGCTGGCCGCGGTCGCGGGCGTGGTCGGGTTCGCCCTCACCCGACGTCCCGCCACCAGGTGA
- a CDS encoding VWA domain-containing protein, with protein sequence MINKRWSSAALLGMLTATTLAGPVPALADDRAEPPTEPPRVQLVLDVSGSMRAADIDGRSRISVAQQAFGEVVDALPDETQLGIRVLGATYQGKNKQQGCLDTQQIVPVGPVDRAQAKAAVASLRPTGFTPVGLALREAAKDLGTGATARRIVLITDGEDTCAPPDPCEVARELAARGTTLVVDTLGLAPDEKVRRQLLCIAAATGGTYTAAQSAEDLTDRLKQLVDRARDTYATTPAKVDGTNACPGAPLLSPGVYTDRETFSEHRWYRVPVRPGQELRASVSIALDRPVNPDHGVLLRATTADGRELVRGVDAGSGRTDVISTGLRWSAGDDAERAEETDPTPQVSAPSAVTTVCLVVSNMFSPRAGTAADPGMPVELTIDVVAASSAPDGPDLGRGWVLLLLLTLAGLLTGLVTGLLTRWWVATWRN encoded by the coding sequence GTGATCAACAAGAGATGGTCGTCAGCCGCCCTCCTCGGGATGCTGACGGCGACCACGCTGGCCGGCCCGGTGCCGGCACTCGCCGACGACCGGGCGGAACCGCCCACCGAGCCACCCCGGGTGCAGCTCGTACTGGATGTGAGTGGCTCGATGCGAGCCGCCGACATCGACGGACGCAGCCGGATCTCGGTGGCCCAGCAGGCGTTCGGCGAGGTGGTGGACGCGCTGCCCGACGAGACCCAGCTGGGCATCCGGGTGCTGGGCGCCACGTACCAGGGCAAGAACAAGCAGCAGGGCTGCCTGGACACCCAGCAGATCGTGCCGGTCGGCCCAGTCGACCGGGCGCAGGCCAAGGCCGCCGTGGCGAGCCTGCGCCCGACCGGCTTCACCCCGGTCGGGCTCGCCCTGCGCGAGGCTGCCAAGGATCTCGGTACCGGTGCCACCGCCCGCCGGATCGTGCTTATCACCGACGGCGAGGACACCTGCGCCCCACCGGACCCCTGCGAGGTGGCCCGGGAACTGGCCGCCAGGGGCACCACGCTGGTGGTGGACACCCTCGGTCTCGCACCGGACGAGAAGGTGCGCCGGCAGTTGCTCTGCATCGCCGCCGCCACCGGCGGCACCTACACGGCCGCGCAGAGCGCCGAGGATCTGACCGACCGGCTGAAGCAACTGGTGGACCGGGCCCGCGACACCTACGCCACCACCCCGGCGAAGGTCGACGGGACGAACGCCTGCCCCGGTGCGCCCCTGCTTTCTCCCGGCGTCTACACGGACCGGGAGACCTTTTCCGAGCATCGCTGGTACCGGGTGCCGGTACGGCCGGGGCAGGAGCTACGGGCCTCGGTCAGCATCGCGCTCGACCGCCCGGTCAATCCCGACCACGGCGTACTGCTGCGGGCCACCACGGCGGACGGCCGGGAGCTGGTCCGCGGAGTGGACGCCGGCAGCGGACGTACCGACGTGATCTCCACCGGCCTTCGTTGGTCGGCCGGGGACGACGCCGAGCGGGCCGAGGAGACCGACCCGACGCCGCAAGTCAGCGCGCCCTCGGCCGTCACCACCGTCTGCCTGGTGGTCAGCAACATGTTCTCACCCCGAGCGGGCACCGCGGCGGACCCGGGCATGCCCGTCGAGCTGACCATCGACGTGGTCGCCGCGTCGTCCGCCCCGGACGGGCCCGACCTGGGCCGCGGCTGGGTGCTGCTGCTCCTGCTGACCCTGGCCGGCCTGCTCACCGGGCTCGTCACCGGCCTGCTCACCCGCTGGTGGGTAGCCACCTGGAGGAACTGA
- a CDS encoding 4'-phosphopantetheinyl transferase superfamily protein has protein sequence MRDLLPPAVAVAVAGPDDWSGRLHAAEAACLGDRAVDSRRRDFTAGRMCARRAMAALGLPPAAVPAAADRSPVWPAGLVGTITHTRGYCAAAVARSDEIRAVGMDAEQHRELSAGVRRLICLPEEDEQVAQLPPDIHWPAVIFSAKETVYKVWHPVVGNWLDFHDALVRLDPDAGTFTARISPARVTEASVDHPPTLISGRFAVDADLVRTAATLAPR, from the coding sequence GTGCGTGATCTGCTCCCACCCGCCGTCGCGGTGGCCGTGGCGGGGCCGGACGACTGGTCCGGCCGGTTGCACGCGGCCGAGGCGGCCTGTCTCGGCGACCGCGCGGTGGACAGCCGCCGCCGGGACTTCACCGCCGGCCGGATGTGCGCCCGCCGCGCCATGGCCGCGCTCGGCCTGCCGCCGGCCGCCGTACCGGCCGCCGCCGACCGCTCACCCGTCTGGCCGGCCGGCCTGGTCGGCACCATCACGCACACCCGCGGCTACTGCGCCGCAGCCGTCGCCCGTAGCGACGAGATCCGGGCGGTCGGCATGGACGCCGAGCAACATCGCGAACTCAGTGCGGGGGTACGCCGGCTGATCTGCCTGCCCGAGGAGGACGAGCAGGTCGCACAACTACCACCGGACATCCACTGGCCGGCGGTGATCTTCAGTGCGAAGGAGACCGTCTACAAGGTGTGGCATCCGGTCGTCGGCAACTGGCTCGACTTTCACGACGCCCTGGTGCGGCTCGATCCCGACGCCGGCACGTTCACCGCGCGGATCTCCCCCGCCCGGGTCACCGAGGCGTCGGTCGACCACCCGCCTACCCTGATCAGCGGCCGCTTCGCGGTCGATGCCGACCTCGTACGCACGGCCGCCACGCTCGCCCCCCGGTAG
- a CDS encoding phospholipid carrier-dependent glycosyltransferase, translating to MRRRLATVEAGLDDRSWLATAVVVVIAAVLRFANLSHPPGKIFDEVYYARDGWGLIDKSVEWNYTNNAPSYVVHPPLGKWLIGFGEWAFGYSDAEHGISVPGHLFTTAPEFGWRFSAALLGTLSVLLMVRIGRRMFRSTVLGCAAGLLLAVDGFHLVLSRTALLDIFLLFFILATFGALVLDRDATRRRWARALEAGLDPTARGRAGRPAGGWRNWPWWRLATGVLLGCAFGVKWSALFFVPVFALLMLLWDVGARRSAGVPRPWRDTLLDGVPWMVLAGVLMAVTYVATWSGWLLSQEGYYRLAERYPDAGLSDAPLVGPLWNLIQYHQAALGFHSQLDDPHKYQSWPWQWLLLGRPVAFHWTGEGPCGAASCAEEVLLLGTPLLWWSFLPALVALVWLGLARRDWRAGAILLAVAAGLLPWFWFALDGRTMFSFYAAPTLPFLVLAVVYVLGAIASPAGPSGALAVTGAHEEASRDRRLVGGVIAGAYVALVVLCFAYFYPIFVGSVLPYEDWSARMWLNGRWI from the coding sequence ATCCGCCGCCGGCTGGCCACCGTCGAGGCCGGGCTGGACGATCGTTCATGGCTGGCCACGGCGGTGGTCGTGGTCATCGCGGCGGTTCTCCGGTTCGCGAATCTCAGCCATCCGCCCGGCAAGATCTTCGACGAGGTCTACTACGCCCGGGACGGCTGGGGGCTGATCGACAAGAGCGTGGAGTGGAACTACACGAACAACGCGCCGTCGTACGTGGTCCACCCGCCGCTGGGCAAGTGGTTGATCGGCTTCGGCGAGTGGGCCTTCGGCTACAGCGACGCCGAACACGGCATCTCGGTACCCGGCCACCTGTTCACCACCGCGCCGGAATTCGGCTGGCGCTTCTCGGCGGCGCTGCTGGGCACCCTGTCCGTGCTGCTCATGGTCCGCATCGGCCGTCGGATGTTCCGCTCCACTGTGCTGGGCTGCGCCGCCGGCCTGCTGCTCGCGGTCGACGGGTTCCATCTGGTGCTCTCCCGCACCGCGCTGCTCGACATCTTCCTGCTCTTCTTCATCCTGGCCACCTTCGGCGCGCTCGTGCTGGACCGCGACGCGACCCGCCGCCGATGGGCCCGGGCACTGGAGGCCGGGCTGGATCCGACCGCCCGGGGGCGGGCCGGTCGCCCGGCCGGCGGGTGGCGGAACTGGCCCTGGTGGCGGCTGGCGACCGGGGTGCTGCTCGGTTGTGCCTTCGGGGTGAAGTGGAGCGCGCTGTTCTTCGTACCCGTCTTCGCCCTGCTGATGCTCCTCTGGGACGTCGGCGCCCGGCGGTCGGCCGGGGTACCCCGGCCGTGGCGGGACACCCTGCTCGACGGCGTGCCCTGGATGGTGCTCGCCGGTGTGCTGATGGCGGTGACGTACGTCGCCACGTGGTCCGGTTGGTTGTTGAGCCAGGAGGGCTACTACCGGCTCGCCGAGCGGTATCCGGACGCCGGGCTCAGCGACGCGCCCCTCGTCGGCCCGCTGTGGAACCTGATTCAGTACCACCAGGCGGCGCTGGGCTTCCACAGCCAGCTCGACGACCCACACAAGTACCAGTCGTGGCCGTGGCAGTGGCTGCTGCTGGGCCGGCCGGTGGCGTTCCACTGGACCGGAGAGGGCCCCTGTGGCGCGGCGAGCTGCGCCGAGGAGGTACTGCTGCTGGGTACCCCGCTGCTGTGGTGGTCCTTCCTGCCGGCGCTGGTGGCACTGGTCTGGCTCGGCCTGGCCCGCCGGGACTGGCGCGCCGGAGCGATCCTGCTCGCCGTGGCCGCCGGGCTGCTGCCCTGGTTCTGGTTCGCCCTCGACGGCCGGACGATGTTCTCCTTCTACGCCGCGCCCACGCTGCCGTTCCTGGTGCTAGCCGTGGTCTACGTGCTGGGCGCCATCGCCTCGCCGGCCGGTCCGAGCGGCGCCCTGGCCGTGACCGGCGCCCACGAGGAGGCCAGCCGGGACCGCCGGCTGGTCGGCGGGGTGATCGCCGGGGCGTACGTGGCGCTTGTCGTCCTCTGCTTCGCGTACTTCTATCCGATCTTCGTCGGCTCGGTGTTGCCGTACGAGGACTGGTCCGCACGGATGTGGTTGAACGGCCGCTGGATCTGA
- the rsmI gene encoding 16S rRNA (cytidine(1402)-2'-O)-methyltransferase, which yields MGEMSETGRLILLGAPLGNPADASTRLRDTLAAADVVAAEDTRRLSRLARDLDVTIPGRIVSYFEGNEDRRTPELVEVLSEGYVVALVTDGGMPSVSDPGYRLVRAALDAGVPVTAAPGPSAVTTALALSGLPCDRFCFEGFLPRAPGARRARLRALAAEERTLVLFEAPHRIAAALTDLADTFGPDRPAAVCRELTKTYEEVLRRPLGELARWAADGDPRGEITLVVAGAPATPAVRPDDAALRAAVAEREAAGRSRRDAITDVAAEYGLRRRDVYTLVHQ from the coding sequence GTGGGTGAAATGTCCGAAACCGGTCGCCTGATTCTGCTCGGCGCGCCGCTCGGCAATCCCGCCGACGCCTCCACCCGACTACGGGACACCCTCGCCGCCGCTGATGTGGTCGCCGCCGAGGACACCCGCCGGCTGAGCCGACTCGCCCGCGATCTCGACGTGACCATTCCCGGCCGGATCGTCTCGTATTTCGAGGGCAACGAGGACCGGCGCACCCCGGAGCTGGTCGAGGTGCTCAGCGAGGGATACGTGGTAGCGCTGGTCACCGACGGTGGCATGCCGAGCGTCTCCGACCCCGGCTACCGGTTGGTTCGCGCCGCCCTGGACGCCGGGGTGCCGGTCACCGCCGCGCCCGGTCCCAGCGCCGTCACCACCGCCCTGGCCCTGTCCGGGCTGCCGTGCGACAGGTTCTGCTTCGAAGGGTTCCTGCCCCGTGCCCCCGGCGCCCGGCGCGCCCGGTTGCGGGCACTGGCCGCCGAGGAACGGACGTTGGTTCTCTTCGAAGCGCCGCACCGGATCGCCGCCGCGCTGACCGACCTGGCCGACACGTTCGGCCCCGACCGGCCCGCCGCCGTCTGCCGCGAGCTGACCAAGACGTACGAGGAGGTGCTGCGTCGCCCGCTCGGTGAGTTGGCCCGGTGGGCCGCCGACGGCGACCCGCGCGGCGAGATCACCCTCGTGGTGGCCGGTGCGCCCGCCACACCTGCCGTCCGTCCCGACGACGCCGCGCTGCGCGCGGCGGTGGCCGAGCGGGAGGCGGCGGGCCGGAGCCGCCGGGACGCGATCACTGACGTCGCGGCCGAGTACGGGTTGCGCCGGCGTGACGTCTACACGCTCGTGCACCAGTGA
- the metG gene encoding methionine--tRNA ligase, translating into MSHVLAAVAWPYANGPRHIGHVSGFGVPSDVFARYMRMAGHDVLMVSGTDEHGTPIQVQADAEGLKPRELADRYNRVIVEDLHGLGLSYDLFTRTTTGNHYAVVQELFEGMYRNGYIVPKTTMGAISPSTGRTLPDRYIEGTCPICGYDSARGDQCDNCGNQLDPIDLINPRSKINGETPEFVETEHFFLDLPALADVLRQWLDTREGWRPNVLRFSRNLLDDLHPRAITRDLEWGVPIPLDGWRDRTDKRIYVWFDAVIGYLSASIEWARRTGDPEAWRKWWSTDGEGKDSQAYYFMGKDNIVFHSVIWPALLAGYSGEGGRDGEPGRLGRLNLPTEVVSSEFLTMEGRKFSSSRRVVIYVRDFLQRYDADALRYFIAVAGPENNDTDFTWAEFLRRNNDELVAGWGNLVNRSISMAAKNFGEIPPIGPDGLTEADEALLAVARAGFGTVGDLIARHRQKQAIGEAMKVVAEANKYLSEQAPWKLKDEAAKPRMGTILHVALQVVSDANTLLTPFLPHSAQKIHELLGGTGVHAPMPVIEEVADLDVGPAYPVLTGDYTQGARWESVPLVVGRTLAAPKPVFRKLDPSIVEEELARLEG; encoded by the coding sequence ATGAGTCACGTTCTCGCGGCAGTGGCCTGGCCGTACGCCAACGGCCCGCGCCACATCGGCCACGTCTCCGGTTTCGGCGTTCCCTCCGACGTCTTCGCCCGGTACATGCGGATGGCCGGCCACGACGTGCTCATGGTCTCCGGCACCGACGAGCACGGCACGCCGATCCAGGTGCAGGCCGACGCAGAAGGGCTGAAGCCGCGGGAGCTGGCCGACCGGTACAACCGGGTGATCGTCGAGGACCTGCACGGCCTGGGCCTCTCCTACGACCTGTTCACCCGCACCACCACGGGCAACCACTACGCCGTGGTGCAGGAGCTGTTCGAGGGGATGTACCGCAACGGCTACATCGTGCCGAAGACCACCATGGGCGCGATCTCGCCGTCCACCGGGCGGACCCTGCCCGACCGGTACATCGAGGGCACCTGCCCGATCTGCGGCTACGACAGCGCCCGGGGTGACCAGTGTGACAACTGCGGCAACCAGCTCGACCCCATCGACCTGATCAACCCACGGTCGAAGATCAACGGGGAGACGCCGGAGTTCGTCGAGACCGAGCACTTCTTCCTCGACCTGCCCGCCCTGGCCGACGTGCTGCGGCAGTGGCTGGACACCCGGGAGGGCTGGCGTCCGAACGTCCTGCGCTTCTCCAGGAACCTGCTGGACGACCTGCACCCCCGGGCCATCACCCGGGACCTGGAGTGGGGCGTGCCGATCCCGCTCGACGGCTGGCGGGACCGCACCGACAAGCGGATCTACGTGTGGTTCGACGCCGTCATCGGATACCTGTCCGCGTCCATCGAGTGGGCCCGCCGCACCGGTGATCCCGAGGCGTGGCGGAAGTGGTGGTCCACCGATGGGGAGGGGAAGGACTCGCAGGCCTACTACTTCATGGGCAAGGACAACATCGTCTTCCACTCGGTGATCTGGCCCGCGCTGCTGGCCGGCTACTCCGGTGAGGGCGGTCGCGACGGCGAGCCGGGCCGGCTCGGCCGGCTCAACCTGCCCACCGAGGTGGTCTCCAGCGAGTTCCTGACCATGGAGGGACGCAAGTTCTCCTCCTCGCGCCGGGTGGTCATCTACGTCCGGGACTTCCTCCAGCGGTACGACGCCGACGCGTTGCGCTACTTCATCGCGGTGGCCGGCCCGGAGAACAACGACACCGACTTCACCTGGGCCGAGTTCCTGCGCCGCAACAACGACGAGCTGGTCGCCGGCTGGGGCAACCTGGTCAACCGGTCCATCTCGATGGCGGCGAAGAACTTCGGCGAGATCCCACCCATCGGCCCGGACGGGCTCACCGAGGCCGACGAGGCGCTGCTGGCCGTGGCACGCGCCGGCTTCGGCACGGTCGGCGACCTGATCGCCAGGCACCGGCAGAAGCAGGCCATCGGCGAAGCGATGAAGGTGGTCGCCGAGGCCAACAAGTACCTCTCCGAGCAGGCGCCGTGGAAGCTCAAGGACGAGGCGGCCAAGCCCCGGATGGGCACCATCCTGCACGTCGCCCTCCAGGTGGTAAGCGACGCCAACACGCTGCTCACCCCGTTCCTGCCGCACTCCGCGCAGAAGATCCACGAGCTGCTCGGCGGTACCGGGGTGCACGCACCGATGCCGGTGATCGAGGAGGTCGCCGACCTCGACGTCGGGCCCGCCTACCCGGTGCTGACCGGTGACTACACCCAGGGCGCGCGGTGGGAGTCCGTACCGCTCGTGGTGGGCCGGACGCTCGCGGCGCCCAAGCCGGTCTTCCGCAAGCTCGACCCCTCGATCGTCGAGGAGGAGCTGGCCCGCCTCGAAGGCTGA
- a CDS encoding alpha/beta hydrolase produces MPFITVGTENSAPIDLYYEDHGSGQPIVLIHGFPFNGATWEKVSGPLLDAGYRVITYDRRGFGNSAQPAFGYDYDTFAADLDVLMTELDLRNAILVGHSMGTGEVTRYLGAYGSDRVERAVLLAPLAPYLRQAPDNPEGVEASLFEGFKQAITQDRFAYLTQFCNNFFNYDENKGKLVSEEAYRAHWNIGAMASATATHDSVDAWGTDFRADVSRIDVPVLIVQGDKDNVLPYPKTGQRLQPMLADSRLVTLKGAPHGTPWTNADEVNKAIMEFIGSPTMARA; encoded by the coding sequence ATGCCCTTCATCACCGTCGGCACGGAGAACTCCGCGCCCATCGACCTGTACTACGAGGACCACGGGTCGGGTCAGCCGATCGTGCTGATCCACGGCTTCCCGTTCAACGGGGCGACCTGGGAGAAGGTCTCCGGGCCGCTGCTCGACGCCGGCTACCGGGTGATCACGTACGACCGGCGTGGTTTCGGCAATTCGGCGCAGCCGGCGTTCGGGTACGACTACGACACCTTCGCCGCCGACCTCGACGTCCTGATGACCGAGCTGGATCTGCGCAACGCGATCCTGGTCGGTCACTCGATGGGTACCGGTGAGGTGACCCGCTACCTGGGCGCGTACGGCTCGGACCGGGTGGAGCGGGCGGTGCTGCTGGCACCGCTGGCGCCGTACCTGCGGCAGGCGCCGGACAACCCCGAGGGTGTCGAGGCGAGCCTCTTCGAGGGGTTCAAGCAGGCGATCACGCAGGACCGGTTCGCCTACCTCACCCAGTTCTGCAACAACTTCTTCAACTACGACGAGAACAAGGGCAAGTTGGTGAGCGAGGAGGCGTACCGGGCGCACTGGAACATCGGCGCGATGGCCTCCGCCACTGCCACGCACGACAGCGTGGACGCCTGGGGCACCGACTTCCGGGCCGACGTGTCGCGGATCGACGTGCCGGTGCTGATCGTGCAGGGCGACAAGGACAACGTGCTGCCGTACCCGAAGACCGGCCAGCGGTTGCAGCCGATGCTCGCCGACAGCCGGCTGGTCACCCTCAAGGGCGCACCGCACGGCACGCCGTGGACCAACGCCGACGAGGTGAACAAGGCGATCATGGAGTTCATCGGTTCGCCGACCATGGCCCGCGCCTGA
- a CDS encoding TatD family hydrolase yields the protein MSEPTESRSQRAARRAGEFPPAPEPLLRPVLDSHTHLDITVSEAGVPGGGDPADPVAAAIAVAAAVGVDRLVQVGVDVASSRWGAEVAGSYPAVLATVALHPNEAPRLADLDGALREIEALAGQERVRGVGETGMDRYRTGDEGRAAQEESFRAHIAIAKRYGRTLVIHDRDAHADVLRILDDEGAPDTVVMHCFSGDAEFAAECVRRGYLLSFAGTVTFASAGALREAAALTPLDQILVETDAPYLTPVPHRGRPNASYLIPLTVRALAAATGADLDELCAAISAAGERAFGPWHPAGVGG from the coding sequence ATGAGTGAGCCGACCGAGTCCCGTAGCCAGCGTGCGGCCCGCCGCGCCGGAGAGTTTCCACCCGCACCCGAGCCGTTGCTCCGCCCGGTGCTGGACAGCCACACCCACCTCGACATCACCGTCAGCGAGGCCGGGGTACCCGGTGGCGGCGATCCCGCCGACCCGGTCGCCGCCGCCATCGCCGTCGCCGCCGCCGTGGGGGTGGACCGGCTGGTGCAGGTCGGGGTGGACGTCGCCTCCTCCCGCTGGGGCGCCGAGGTGGCCGGCAGCTACCCGGCGGTGTTGGCCACGGTCGCGCTGCACCCCAACGAGGCGCCCCGGCTGGCCGACCTCGACGGCGCCCTGCGCGAGATCGAGGCACTGGCCGGTCAGGAGCGGGTCCGCGGTGTCGGCGAGACCGGCATGGACCGCTACCGCACCGGGGACGAGGGCCGCGCCGCGCAGGAGGAGAGCTTCCGGGCGCACATCGCCATCGCCAAACGGTACGGCCGGACGCTGGTGATCCACGACCGGGACGCGCACGCCGACGTGCTGCGCATCCTCGACGACGAGGGCGCACCGGACACAGTGGTGATGCACTGCTTCTCCGGCGACGCCGAGTTCGCCGCCGAGTGCGTCCGCCGGGGCTACCTGCTCAGCTTCGCCGGCACGGTCACCTTCGCCAGCGCCGGGGCACTGCGGGAGGCTGCCGCCCTGACTCCGCTGGACCAGATCCTGGTGGAGACCGACGCCCCGTACCTCACTCCCGTTCCGCACCGAGGCCGGCCCAACGCCTCGTACCTGATCCCGCTGACCGTCCGGGCGCTGGCCGCCGCAACCGGCGCCGACCTCGACGAACTCTGCGCCGCCATCTCGGCCGCCGGGGAACGGGCCTTCGGTCCCTGGCACCCGGCCGGCGTCGGCGGCTGA